In Nerophis ophidion isolate RoL-2023_Sa linkage group LG03, RoL_Noph_v1.0, whole genome shotgun sequence, the following are encoded in one genomic region:
- the LOC133548665 gene encoding sperm microtubule associated protein 2-like — translation MTTRIQQLAQPRPDRLPYPDRRSVHWLDKLPSQRSKLPTENELTPRLAELCRSKTFQTQLSRSPKWQVSESALRAVTSERLCLLAQPRGPPPTWQPALQLPTPLRKATQTAVATPRICQLARPKTRPLVAGHGCQLGTPKIPRKASARTELLATPKQEHPKHQGGRPVCWPVSRAARTCVPSQRLVALSSPKQRKSLFEGYKQYGVSSADLSPLR, via the exons ATGACAACCCGCATCCAGCAGCTGGCTCAACCCAGACCTGACCGACTTCCATATCCTGACCG TCGTTCTGTTCACTGGCTGGACAAATTGCCCTCGCAGAGAAGCAAACTTCCCACTGAGAATG AGTTAACACCTCGCTTGGCTGAACTGTGCAGGAGTAAAACATTCCAGACTCAACTCTC GCGTTCCCCAAAGTGGCAAGTGAGTGAATCAGCTCTCAGGGCTGTAACGTCGGAGCGGTTGTGTCTTCTTGCCCAGCCCCGGGGGCCCCCTCCTACTTGGCAGCCGGCCTTACAACTGCCTACCCCT CTGAGGAAGGCAACTCAGACGGCGGTCGCCACTCCTCGGATTTGCCAGCTCGCCCGACCTAAGACGAGGCCCCTGGTTGCGGGTCACGGATGCCAACTCGGTACCCCCAAGATACCCCGGAAAGCTTCAGCGCGCACAGAGCTTCTTGCCA CCCCCAAGCAAGAACACCCTAAACACCAAGGTGGGCGCCCAGTGTGCTGGCCCGTGTCCCGAGCAGCCAGAACCTGTGTACCCAGTCAGAGACTCGTGGCGCTGTCCAGTCCCAAGCAAAGAAAGTCTCTCTTTGAGGGCTACAAGCAGTATGGGGTTAGTTCTGCAGACCTCTCGCCTCTGAGATAG